From a single Raphanus sativus cultivar WK10039 chromosome 3, ASM80110v3, whole genome shotgun sequence genomic region:
- the LOC108832501 gene encoding uncharacterized protein LOC108832501 isoform X3 codes for MSEEIFMDNGEDVKPSSATKQVDPAVPASLTWQRKIDSDVKAPREFSLTAKEILQMAPVGIRLWFLCREEASKGRLAFIDPFSKHSVTSSHGVPLGGIGSGSIGRSFKGEFQRWQLFPPKCEDEPVLANQFSAFVSRANGKKYSSVLCPRNPKLAKQESEPGISSWDWNLKGDKSTYHALYPRSWTIYEGEPDPELRIVCRQISPFIPHNYKESSFPVSVFTFTIHNLGDTTADATLLFTWANSVGGDSEFSGGHYNSKIMMNDGVKGVLLHHKTANGLPSLSYAITAQETDGVSISVCPFFTVSGKQNGITAKDMWNIIKEHGSFDHLDASEASMQSEHGSSIGAAVAASATVLPGQSRIITFSLAWDCPEVQFPSGKIYSRRYTKFYGTDGNAAAQIAYDAILGHSQWESWIEDWQRPILEDKRLPAWYPITLFNELYYLNSGGTLWTDGSSPLHSLAGAREKKFSLDKSQSSLKNIIDVPQQQNDTAVSVLEKMASTLEQLHASTASNSAFGTKLLEEGEENIGHFLYLEGIEYRMWNTYDVHFYASFALVMLFPKLELSIQRDFAAAVMLHDPTKVKTLSEGQWVQRKVLGAVPHDLGINDPWFEVNGYNLHNTDRWKDLNPKFVLQVYRDVVATGDKKFALAVWPSVYVAMAYMAQFDKDGDGMIENEGFPDQTYDTWSASGVSAYCGGLWVAALQAASALAREVGDKNSQDYFWSKFQKAKVVYEKKLWNGSYFSYDNSGSQYSSSIQADQLAGQWYARASGLMPIVDEDKARKALEKVFNFNVMKIKDGKRGAVNGMHPDGKVDTASMQSREIWSGVTYALSATMIQEGLVDKAFQTASGVYEAAWSETGLG; via the exons TTTGACATGGCAAAGAAAGATAGACAGTGACGTAAAGGCTCCCCGGGAATTCTCTCTGACTGCTAAAGAGATTCTCCAGATG GCTCCTGTTGGCATTCGGTTATGGTTTCTTTGCAGAGAAGAAGCTTCAAAGGGAAGG TTGGCCTTCATAGATCCATTTTCTAAGCACTCTGTAACGTCTTCCCATGGTGTTCCACTTGGAGGTATTGG TTCTGGTAGCATAGGAAGAAGTTTTAAAGGTGAGTTCCAGCGATGGCAGCTATTCCCTCCAAAATGTGAAGATGAACCGGTTCTTGCAAATCAGTTCTCT GCTTTTGTTTCCCGGGCCAATGGTAAAAAATACTCCAGCGTGTTATGTCCTAGGAACCCAAAGCTGGCAAA ACAAGAGTCGGAACCTGGAATCAGTTCATGGGATTGGAATCTGAAAGGAGACAAGTCTACATATCATGCTTTATATCCGAGGTCTTGGACAATATATGAGG GTGAACCTGATCCAGAGCTTAGAATTGTTTGTCGTCAAATTTCACCTTTTATACCTCACAACTACAAAGAAAGCAGTTTTCCTGTGTCCGTTTTCACTTTCACC ATTCATAATCTCGGAGACACTACTGCGGATGCGACATTGCTCTTTACTTGGGCG AATTCTGTTGGAGGAGACTCAGAGTTCTCAGGTGGCCACTACAACTCCAAGataat GATGAATGATGGTGTCAAGGGTGTTCTTTTACACCATAA AACAGCAAACGGATTACCATCATTGTCATATGCGATTACAGCTCAGGAGACGGATGGTGTAAGTATCTCAGTCTGCCCTTTCTTCACAGTGTCTGGAAAGCAAAATGGAATCACAGCAAAAGATATGTGGAATATTATCAAAGAG CATGGTTCTTTTGATCACCTTGATGCTTCTGAGGCGTCGATGCAATCAGAACATGGGTCATCGATCGGGGCAGCAGTAGCTGCTTCTGCGACAGTCTTACCGGGACAGTCACGCATTATCACATTTTCTTTGGCTTGGGACTGCCCTGAAGTGCAGTTTCCTAGTGGTAAAATATATTCAAG GCGTTACACAAAGTTTTATGGCACTGATGGCAATGCTGCAGCACAAATTGCTTATGATGCTATTCTTG GACATAGTCAATGGGAGTCTTGGATAGAAGACTGGCAGAGACCAATACTTGAAGATAAAAGGCTGCCTGCTTGGTACCCTATCACTCTCTTCAATGAGCTTTATTATCTTAATTCTGGAGGAACTCTTTGGACAG ATGGATCATCTCCACTGCACAGCTTGGCAGGAGCCagagaaaagaagttctcaCTTGATAAATCTCAATCCAGTCTGAAGAACATTATAGATGTACCACAACAACAGAACGATACAGCTGTCTCGGTTCTTGAAAAAATGGCTTCTACACTTGAGCAACTTCATGCATCAACAGCATCGAACTCTGCATTTGGCACAAAGTTActagaagaaggagaagagaacaTTGGGCACTTTCTCTACCTAGAAGGAATCGAATACCGTATGTGGAACACCTACGATGTTCATTTCTACGCGTCTTTCGCACTGGTGATGCTTTTTCCAAAACTAGAACTTAGTATCCAGAGAGACTTTGCTGCTGCGGTCATGCTACACGATCCCACCAAAGTCAAAACTCTTAGTGAAGGACAATGGGTCCAGAGGAAAGTTCTTGGTGCAGTTCCTCATGACTTAGGCATCAACGATCCTTGGTTTGAGGTTAATGGATACAATCTTCACAACACTGATCGGTGGAAAGATTTAAACCCCAAATTCGTCCTCCAGGTCTACAGGGACGTAGTTGCTACAGGAGACAAAAAGTTTGCGTTAGCGGTATGGCCATCAGTGTATGTTGCAATGGCATATATGGCTCAGTTTGACAAAGATGGTGATGGAATGATTGAGAACGAAGGGTTTCCTGATCAGACGTACGATACATGGTCCGCATCTGGTGTTAGCGCCTACTGTGGCGGACTTTGGGTGGCTGCATTGCAAGCTGCCTCCGCACTGGCACGTGAAGTTGGTGACAAGAACTCTCAGGACTACTTTTGGTCAAAGTTTCAGAAGGCAAAGGTTGTGTACGAGAAGAAGTTGTGGAATGGATCATATTTTAGTTATGATAACAGTGGAAGTCAATATAGCTCATCTATACAAGCCGATCAACTAGCTGGACAATG GTACGCGAGAGCCTCCGGTCTTATGCCTATTGTAGATGAAGACAAGGCTAGAAAGGCTTTGGAGAAAGTTTTCAACTTCAATGTGATGAAGATTAAAGATGGAAAACGAGGGGCGGTAAACGGGATGCACCCTGATGGGAAAGTTGATACAGCGTCGATGCAATCACGAGAGATATGGTCTGGTGTGACTTACGCTCTGTCTGCAACAATGATCCAAGAAGGTTTAGTTGACAAGGCGTTTCAGACTGCGAGTGGGGTATATGAAGCCGCCTGGTCAGAAACCGGACTAGGGTAA
- the LOC108832501 gene encoding uncharacterized protein LOC108832501 isoform X1 translates to MSEEIFMDNGEDVKPSSATKQVDPAVPASLTWQRKIDSDVKAPREFSLTAKEILQMAPVGIRLWFLCREEASKGRLAFIDPFSKHSVTSSHGVPLGGIGSGSIGRSFKGEFQRWQLFPPKCEDEPVLANQFSAFVSRANGKKYSSVLCPRNPKLAKQESEPGISSWDWNLKGDKSTYHALYPRSWTIYEGEPDPELRIVCRQISPFIPHNYKESSFPVSVFTFTIHNLGDTTADATLLFTWANSVGGDSEFSGGHYNSKIMMNDGVKGVLLHHKTANGLPSLSYAITAQETDGVSISVCPFFTVSGKQNGITAKDMWNIIKEHGSFDHLDASEASMQSEHGSSIGAAVAASATVLPGQSRIITFSLAWDCPEVQFPSGKIYSRRYTKFYGTDGNAAAQIAYDAILGHSQWESWIEDWQRPILEDKRLPAWYPITLFNELYYLNSGGTLWTDGSSPLHSLAGAREKKFSLDKSQSSLKNIIDVPQQQNDTAVSVLEKMASTLEQLHASTASNSAFGTKLLEEGEENIGHFLYLEGIEYRMWNTYDVHFYASFALVMLFPKLELSIQRDFAAAVMLHDPTKVKTLSEGQWVQRKVLGAVPHDLGINDPWFEVNGYNLHNTDRWKDLNPKFVLQVYRDVVATGDKKFALAVWPSVYVAMAYMAQFDKDGDGMIENEGFPDQTYDTWSASGVSAYCGGLWVAALQAASALAREVGDKNSQDYFWSKFQKAKVVYEKKLWNGSYFSYDNSGSQYSSSIQADQLAGQWYARASGLMPIVDEDKARKALEKVFNFNVMKIKDGKRGAVNGMHPDGKVDTASMQSREIWSGVTYALSATMIQEGLVDKAFQTASGVYEAAWSETGLGYSFQTPEAWNTNDQYRSLTYMRPLAIWAMQWALTRTSNKQKQFGLEPEAEPEPSYLMKHDIGFSRVSRLLSLPNEASAKGTVQTLFEYACRRMMS, encoded by the exons TTTGACATGGCAAAGAAAGATAGACAGTGACGTAAAGGCTCCCCGGGAATTCTCTCTGACTGCTAAAGAGATTCTCCAGATG GCTCCTGTTGGCATTCGGTTATGGTTTCTTTGCAGAGAAGAAGCTTCAAAGGGAAGG TTGGCCTTCATAGATCCATTTTCTAAGCACTCTGTAACGTCTTCCCATGGTGTTCCACTTGGAGGTATTGG TTCTGGTAGCATAGGAAGAAGTTTTAAAGGTGAGTTCCAGCGATGGCAGCTATTCCCTCCAAAATGTGAAGATGAACCGGTTCTTGCAAATCAGTTCTCT GCTTTTGTTTCCCGGGCCAATGGTAAAAAATACTCCAGCGTGTTATGTCCTAGGAACCCAAAGCTGGCAAA ACAAGAGTCGGAACCTGGAATCAGTTCATGGGATTGGAATCTGAAAGGAGACAAGTCTACATATCATGCTTTATATCCGAGGTCTTGGACAATATATGAGG GTGAACCTGATCCAGAGCTTAGAATTGTTTGTCGTCAAATTTCACCTTTTATACCTCACAACTACAAAGAAAGCAGTTTTCCTGTGTCCGTTTTCACTTTCACC ATTCATAATCTCGGAGACACTACTGCGGATGCGACATTGCTCTTTACTTGGGCG AATTCTGTTGGAGGAGACTCAGAGTTCTCAGGTGGCCACTACAACTCCAAGataat GATGAATGATGGTGTCAAGGGTGTTCTTTTACACCATAA AACAGCAAACGGATTACCATCATTGTCATATGCGATTACAGCTCAGGAGACGGATGGTGTAAGTATCTCAGTCTGCCCTTTCTTCACAGTGTCTGGAAAGCAAAATGGAATCACAGCAAAAGATATGTGGAATATTATCAAAGAG CATGGTTCTTTTGATCACCTTGATGCTTCTGAGGCGTCGATGCAATCAGAACATGGGTCATCGATCGGGGCAGCAGTAGCTGCTTCTGCGACAGTCTTACCGGGACAGTCACGCATTATCACATTTTCTTTGGCTTGGGACTGCCCTGAAGTGCAGTTTCCTAGTGGTAAAATATATTCAAG GCGTTACACAAAGTTTTATGGCACTGATGGCAATGCTGCAGCACAAATTGCTTATGATGCTATTCTTG GACATAGTCAATGGGAGTCTTGGATAGAAGACTGGCAGAGACCAATACTTGAAGATAAAAGGCTGCCTGCTTGGTACCCTATCACTCTCTTCAATGAGCTTTATTATCTTAATTCTGGAGGAACTCTTTGGACAG ATGGATCATCTCCACTGCACAGCTTGGCAGGAGCCagagaaaagaagttctcaCTTGATAAATCTCAATCCAGTCTGAAGAACATTATAGATGTACCACAACAACAGAACGATACAGCTGTCTCGGTTCTTGAAAAAATGGCTTCTACACTTGAGCAACTTCATGCATCAACAGCATCGAACTCTGCATTTGGCACAAAGTTActagaagaaggagaagagaacaTTGGGCACTTTCTCTACCTAGAAGGAATCGAATACCGTATGTGGAACACCTACGATGTTCATTTCTACGCGTCTTTCGCACTGGTGATGCTTTTTCCAAAACTAGAACTTAGTATCCAGAGAGACTTTGCTGCTGCGGTCATGCTACACGATCCCACCAAAGTCAAAACTCTTAGTGAAGGACAATGGGTCCAGAGGAAAGTTCTTGGTGCAGTTCCTCATGACTTAGGCATCAACGATCCTTGGTTTGAGGTTAATGGATACAATCTTCACAACACTGATCGGTGGAAAGATTTAAACCCCAAATTCGTCCTCCAGGTCTACAGGGACGTAGTTGCTACAGGAGACAAAAAGTTTGCGTTAGCGGTATGGCCATCAGTGTATGTTGCAATGGCATATATGGCTCAGTTTGACAAAGATGGTGATGGAATGATTGAGAACGAAGGGTTTCCTGATCAGACGTACGATACATGGTCCGCATCTGGTGTTAGCGCCTACTGTGGCGGACTTTGGGTGGCTGCATTGCAAGCTGCCTCCGCACTGGCACGTGAAGTTGGTGACAAGAACTCTCAGGACTACTTTTGGTCAAAGTTTCAGAAGGCAAAGGTTGTGTACGAGAAGAAGTTGTGGAATGGATCATATTTTAGTTATGATAACAGTGGAAGTCAATATAGCTCATCTATACAAGCCGATCAACTAGCTGGACAATG GTACGCGAGAGCCTCCGGTCTTATGCCTATTGTAGATGAAGACAAGGCTAGAAAGGCTTTGGAGAAAGTTTTCAACTTCAATGTGATGAAGATTAAAGATGGAAAACGAGGGGCGGTAAACGGGATGCACCCTGATGGGAAAGTTGATACAGCGTCGATGCAATCACGAGAGATATGGTCTGGTGTGACTTACGCTCTGTCTGCAACAATGATCCAAGAAGGTTTAGTTGACAAGGCGTTTCAGACTGCGAGTGGGGTATATGAAGCCGCCTGGTCAGAAACCGGACTAGG TTACTCGTTTCAGACTCCTGAAGCTTGGAACACGAATGATCAGTATAGATCACTGACTTACATGCGTCCCCTTGCCATATGGGCTATGCAATGGGCGCTGACTAGAACCAGTAACAAACAGAAACAATTTGGTCTGGAACCTGAAGCAGAACCTGAGCCTAGTTACCTGATGAAACATGATATCGGTTTCTCCAGGGTTTCTAGGCTTCTTAGCCTACCAAATGAAGCATCAGCGAAAGGCACAGTTCAGACTTTGTTCGAGTATGCTTGCCGGAGAATGATGTCATAG
- the LOC108832500 gene encoding uncharacterized protein LOC108832500: MANMEKIQFPALDITGTNYISWVTNVELHLESLGLSETIKENNTSIPQDKAKSVIFLRRHLDESIIYDYANMKDPKELWKSLKDRFDHQKDITLPLARDEWQSLRFQDFDKVMNYNSAVLEIVAKLRYCGDTITKSQMLEKTYTTFHKSHITLQQQYRLRGYTKFSDLIVALLIAEKNNEFLIKNHMTRPTGSKAFPEANTLDAKKRVKENNAFRGRGRGRQNYRRRGRKYNPQDRKPFQWTRSEQSPKGKEHQGSTSQKREDACFRCGTKGH, encoded by the coding sequence ATGGCAAACATGGAGAAAATCCAATTTCCTGCTCTAGACATCACGGGCACCAACTACATTTCATGGGTTACGAATGTCGAACTTCATCTTGAATCTCTTGGTTTATCTGAGACCATTAAAGAGAATAATACTTCAATACCCCAAGACAAGGCGAAATCGGTGATCTTCCTTAGAAGACACCTTGATGAAAGTATTATTTATGACTATGCCAACATGAAAGATCCTAAAGAGCTATGGAAGTCTCTGAAAGATCGTTTTGATCATCAGAAAGACATAACACTTCCACTTGCTCGAGATGAATGGCAGAGTCTGAGGTTCCAAGATTTCGACAAAGTGATGAATTACAATTCTGCTGTGTTAGAAATTGTGGCTAAATTGAGATACTGTGGTGATACAATCACCAAGTCACAAATGCTTGAGAAGACATACACCACATTCCACAAGAGCCACATCACCCTGCAACAACAATATAGGTTGAGGGGATATACAAAATTTTCGGATTTGATTGTGGCACTTCTCATAGCAGAAAAGAACAACGAGTTTCTGATCAAGAATCACATGACTCGTCCAACTGGTTCTAAAGCATTCCCTGAAGCAAACACATTAGATGCGAAGAAACGAGTGAAAGAAAATAATGCTTTTCGTGGTCGCGGTCGTGGTCGTCAAAACTACCGTAGACGTGGACGAAAGTACAATCCACAAGATAGGAAGCCATTCCAATGGACCCGCTCTGAACAATCCCCGAAGGGAAAAGAACACCAAGGAAGTACCTCCCAGAAGCGAGAAGATGCTTGTTTCAGATGCGGTACTAAGGGACATTGA
- the LOC108832501 gene encoding uncharacterized protein LOC108832501 isoform X2, which produces MSEEIFMDNGEDVKPSSATKVDPAVPASLTWQRKIDSDVKAPREFSLTAKEILQMAPVGIRLWFLCREEASKGRLAFIDPFSKHSVTSSHGVPLGGIGSGSIGRSFKGEFQRWQLFPPKCEDEPVLANQFSAFVSRANGKKYSSVLCPRNPKLAKQESEPGISSWDWNLKGDKSTYHALYPRSWTIYEGEPDPELRIVCRQISPFIPHNYKESSFPVSVFTFTIHNLGDTTADATLLFTWANSVGGDSEFSGGHYNSKIMMNDGVKGVLLHHKTANGLPSLSYAITAQETDGVSISVCPFFTVSGKQNGITAKDMWNIIKEHGSFDHLDASEASMQSEHGSSIGAAVAASATVLPGQSRIITFSLAWDCPEVQFPSGKIYSRRYTKFYGTDGNAAAQIAYDAILGHSQWESWIEDWQRPILEDKRLPAWYPITLFNELYYLNSGGTLWTDGSSPLHSLAGAREKKFSLDKSQSSLKNIIDVPQQQNDTAVSVLEKMASTLEQLHASTASNSAFGTKLLEEGEENIGHFLYLEGIEYRMWNTYDVHFYASFALVMLFPKLELSIQRDFAAAVMLHDPTKVKTLSEGQWVQRKVLGAVPHDLGINDPWFEVNGYNLHNTDRWKDLNPKFVLQVYRDVVATGDKKFALAVWPSVYVAMAYMAQFDKDGDGMIENEGFPDQTYDTWSASGVSAYCGGLWVAALQAASALAREVGDKNSQDYFWSKFQKAKVVYEKKLWNGSYFSYDNSGSQYSSSIQADQLAGQWYARASGLMPIVDEDKARKALEKVFNFNVMKIKDGKRGAVNGMHPDGKVDTASMQSREIWSGVTYALSATMIQEGLVDKAFQTASGVYEAAWSETGLGYSFQTPEAWNTNDQYRSLTYMRPLAIWAMQWALTRTSNKQKQFGLEPEAEPEPSYLMKHDIGFSRVSRLLSLPNEASAKGTVQTLFEYACRRMMS; this is translated from the exons TTTGACATGGCAAAGAAAGATAGACAGTGACGTAAAGGCTCCCCGGGAATTCTCTCTGACTGCTAAAGAGATTCTCCAGATG GCTCCTGTTGGCATTCGGTTATGGTTTCTTTGCAGAGAAGAAGCTTCAAAGGGAAGG TTGGCCTTCATAGATCCATTTTCTAAGCACTCTGTAACGTCTTCCCATGGTGTTCCACTTGGAGGTATTGG TTCTGGTAGCATAGGAAGAAGTTTTAAAGGTGAGTTCCAGCGATGGCAGCTATTCCCTCCAAAATGTGAAGATGAACCGGTTCTTGCAAATCAGTTCTCT GCTTTTGTTTCCCGGGCCAATGGTAAAAAATACTCCAGCGTGTTATGTCCTAGGAACCCAAAGCTGGCAAA ACAAGAGTCGGAACCTGGAATCAGTTCATGGGATTGGAATCTGAAAGGAGACAAGTCTACATATCATGCTTTATATCCGAGGTCTTGGACAATATATGAGG GTGAACCTGATCCAGAGCTTAGAATTGTTTGTCGTCAAATTTCACCTTTTATACCTCACAACTACAAAGAAAGCAGTTTTCCTGTGTCCGTTTTCACTTTCACC ATTCATAATCTCGGAGACACTACTGCGGATGCGACATTGCTCTTTACTTGGGCG AATTCTGTTGGAGGAGACTCAGAGTTCTCAGGTGGCCACTACAACTCCAAGataat GATGAATGATGGTGTCAAGGGTGTTCTTTTACACCATAA AACAGCAAACGGATTACCATCATTGTCATATGCGATTACAGCTCAGGAGACGGATGGTGTAAGTATCTCAGTCTGCCCTTTCTTCACAGTGTCTGGAAAGCAAAATGGAATCACAGCAAAAGATATGTGGAATATTATCAAAGAG CATGGTTCTTTTGATCACCTTGATGCTTCTGAGGCGTCGATGCAATCAGAACATGGGTCATCGATCGGGGCAGCAGTAGCTGCTTCTGCGACAGTCTTACCGGGACAGTCACGCATTATCACATTTTCTTTGGCTTGGGACTGCCCTGAAGTGCAGTTTCCTAGTGGTAAAATATATTCAAG GCGTTACACAAAGTTTTATGGCACTGATGGCAATGCTGCAGCACAAATTGCTTATGATGCTATTCTTG GACATAGTCAATGGGAGTCTTGGATAGAAGACTGGCAGAGACCAATACTTGAAGATAAAAGGCTGCCTGCTTGGTACCCTATCACTCTCTTCAATGAGCTTTATTATCTTAATTCTGGAGGAACTCTTTGGACAG ATGGATCATCTCCACTGCACAGCTTGGCAGGAGCCagagaaaagaagttctcaCTTGATAAATCTCAATCCAGTCTGAAGAACATTATAGATGTACCACAACAACAGAACGATACAGCTGTCTCGGTTCTTGAAAAAATGGCTTCTACACTTGAGCAACTTCATGCATCAACAGCATCGAACTCTGCATTTGGCACAAAGTTActagaagaaggagaagagaacaTTGGGCACTTTCTCTACCTAGAAGGAATCGAATACCGTATGTGGAACACCTACGATGTTCATTTCTACGCGTCTTTCGCACTGGTGATGCTTTTTCCAAAACTAGAACTTAGTATCCAGAGAGACTTTGCTGCTGCGGTCATGCTACACGATCCCACCAAAGTCAAAACTCTTAGTGAAGGACAATGGGTCCAGAGGAAAGTTCTTGGTGCAGTTCCTCATGACTTAGGCATCAACGATCCTTGGTTTGAGGTTAATGGATACAATCTTCACAACACTGATCGGTGGAAAGATTTAAACCCCAAATTCGTCCTCCAGGTCTACAGGGACGTAGTTGCTACAGGAGACAAAAAGTTTGCGTTAGCGGTATGGCCATCAGTGTATGTTGCAATGGCATATATGGCTCAGTTTGACAAAGATGGTGATGGAATGATTGAGAACGAAGGGTTTCCTGATCAGACGTACGATACATGGTCCGCATCTGGTGTTAGCGCCTACTGTGGCGGACTTTGGGTGGCTGCATTGCAAGCTGCCTCCGCACTGGCACGTGAAGTTGGTGACAAGAACTCTCAGGACTACTTTTGGTCAAAGTTTCAGAAGGCAAAGGTTGTGTACGAGAAGAAGTTGTGGAATGGATCATATTTTAGTTATGATAACAGTGGAAGTCAATATAGCTCATCTATACAAGCCGATCAACTAGCTGGACAATG GTACGCGAGAGCCTCCGGTCTTATGCCTATTGTAGATGAAGACAAGGCTAGAAAGGCTTTGGAGAAAGTTTTCAACTTCAATGTGATGAAGATTAAAGATGGAAAACGAGGGGCGGTAAACGGGATGCACCCTGATGGGAAAGTTGATACAGCGTCGATGCAATCACGAGAGATATGGTCTGGTGTGACTTACGCTCTGTCTGCAACAATGATCCAAGAAGGTTTAGTTGACAAGGCGTTTCAGACTGCGAGTGGGGTATATGAAGCCGCCTGGTCAGAAACCGGACTAGG TTACTCGTTTCAGACTCCTGAAGCTTGGAACACGAATGATCAGTATAGATCACTGACTTACATGCGTCCCCTTGCCATATGGGCTATGCAATGGGCGCTGACTAGAACCAGTAACAAACAGAAACAATTTGGTCTGGAACCTGAAGCAGAACCTGAGCCTAGTTACCTGATGAAACATGATATCGGTTTCTCCAGGGTTTCTAGGCTTCTTAGCCTACCAAATGAAGCATCAGCGAAAGGCACAGTTCAGACTTTGTTCGAGTATGCTTGCCGGAGAATGATGTCATAG